TCGCTTAGCGCGTGAACTCAAAGACAATATCTTGAGAATTGGCGGCGGCGCATGCATTGGCCATGCCAGTAGCGGACAACGGCACGGGAGTGGCAGCCGCCAAGTTCTTCACCACGGTGGAGCCCACGGTGATTCGCGTGAACATGGTTTGCACATTGGGAATCAGCTTGGAGCACGCTTCAGGGCCATATCCCCGGGAGGTGATAGATATCCCGTCATTGCTTCCGAACAAGTTCGACAGCGCCCATGCAACCGTGCCGCCAAAGCGATTATTGATGTTGCCGCCAAAGACACGATCCGGCGGCGCCAGCCTCAGATTGATGGCGGCAG
This genomic window from Chromobacterium phragmitis contains:
- a CDS encoding type 4 pilus major pilin; this encodes MNHMQSIRKTGVRSSLKRQAGFDLVQISVAVAIIAFIMAIAFLAVPTVMTNIKVNAETGDLQQMVSNAGRVAGTGADLSGLNAAAAINLRLAPPDRVFGGNINNRFGGTVAWALSNLFGSNDGISITSRGYGPEACSKLIPNVQTMFTRITVGSTVVKNLAAATPVPLSATGMANACAAANSQDIVFEFTR